The genome window ACTATACAACACTACAGTAGCATGTCTTGATTTCACTCAAGGGAATCTTTGTTTAGCTTATCACCAAAATTACAAGTgggaaaaaacatgttatttaaACTCAATATAGCTATGGGTAAGTAAACAGACAAAGCACTGTACGCACTAATGTATATCTGGTACATTGACATGCATTAAGTGGAGATGTTTCCCATTGCTGGAAGCTAATCTGCTCTGCTGTGAATTATCGACTTAAGACATATCTTGCTAGGGGGGAAAGAGGCCTTTGGCAGTTTAGTAAGACAATGACGTGATTATAATGGTAACCTTTATAATGTCCCTTGATCTTCCTTGGGTTTATTTTCTGCTCCTTCGATCTCTTCCACACCAGCCTGTGTCATGAGGTCCGCAATGTTCTTTTCCAAGTCATCAATGCGGGTGCTCATCTCGTCAAGTGGACAGGGTTAAGAAACCAAAACAATTTATTACTACAGCGTTCTAGAACAGCACCATCTTAAACTATTATAAAAccttgtgtgtgtcgtgtgggaAACTGTCGAACTCTCTATTGGACTAATTCTTGTTAGTGGAAATGGGACCCGTTAATGCTTCTCGCAGCAATACTATTTCTATAATGTGTTATGGCTGTACTGTGGCCTAGACCTAAAACTGTTGACATACATAGTCTGAAACCTATTCACTGAATAAGCAATACTGTTTGCCAGTAAAGGATATTTCTACCAATGATCTGGTCAGACATCGTTTGAAACTTGTCCTGCATCTGCTGCAGCAGGGTCTGGAcctgcgagagagagaaaaggcgaTCCTTAAAACGCTATGAAGGGATTGACAGAACAAGGACAATATTTCGTGCAATCATTTACACAGAATTAAATTACGGGTGTATTTAGAATTATTGAACCTTAGAGAGAGCCCCTCCTTCCAGGTGATCTGAACATCAATAAACTATTAGTGACCCTCGCTGGCAATTAAACCTTAACCCACGTATTTCTCAGCAAGAATGATAATGGTTAGGAACAGCTATTAAATTAGTAACGTAAACAACGGAGCGACCCGTAGCTGTTGGTTTCACTTAATACGAGGTGTATTATAATTACTAGCCTGCTAGGTAAAGCTagtaacattagctagctagctgggtcAAGCAAGCTAAAATACTTACCACATTGGTGAGGTCCTGAACAGACTTAGGATCCGTTTCTGACATGGTATGCTATGCACCTTGACAGGAATTAGGATTACTGATAAATTGATTGATTAATACAGGGTAATAACTATGGTTAGGTTGGTTTACCAGCTAAGCAGAAAAAATGCTAAGAGATCTCAACCAAGCACCGCCCCTGACCGCCCTATCGCTTGGTCAGCTGTTTTCCTTTACAAACGTTTGTCGCGAGAAgccaaaaatacccggaaatGGACACAACATTTCTGGGACTTGTAGTTAGATGGAAAAACATTCAGATCGTAAAATGAACACAGCATTATGAccatacattttttattcatttaaaatatataaatattgaaTATACAAATTGTGCATAAAGAAAGTACAGTATAAGTATATTGCAATGTGTTTcatatctgctaaatgactaaatgtaaaatatcgTACATTACTAttgaaatgtttttgtgtgCCTGTTTTCCCTCAAAAGCATGTTTGTTTCACTTTTGACGATATAAACACTGTTAGTCAAATTAAAAAGTAATATAAATTAAAAACTTGTCATTTAGGCACACATATTCTCAACCTCAGGTATTCTCATTTCGTGGCAGCCTACTATGTGTTGGTATGATTGGACCTATAGCTGGTGTGCACGGATGGTATGGACACTAGGACTGTCCAAACAGACTTAACATAGGAAAAGGGGCATTCACTTGCTGCTCCATAATATATTGTTGATTTATTACCAAAACATAATATGTATTGTGTTTCAGACAACACTGACGTCGTAAAAGCTCATTTTGAccaggagggggcagtgtttaatAAGGATACAATTCGACTACtcacacattttctctctctctctctctctctctctctctctctctctctctctctctctctctctctctctctctctctctctctctctctctctcaagattAACTGAAATGGCCAACTATTTTATGCCCAATTTACTGTTGAAAGCGTTTACATCCTAAACGCA of Osmerus mordax isolate fOsmMor3 chromosome 4, fOsmMor3.pri, whole genome shotgun sequence contains these proteins:
- the hsbp1b gene encoding heat shock factor-binding protein 1b; protein product: MSETDPKSVQDLTNVVQTLLQQMQDKFQTMSDQIIGRIDEMSTRIDDLEKNIADLMTQAGVEEIEGAENKPKEDQGTL